The following coding sequences are from one Panicum hallii strain FIL2 chromosome 5, PHallii_v3.1, whole genome shotgun sequence window:
- the LOC112892640 gene encoding putative D-cysteine desulfhydrase 2, mitochondrial isoform X4 → MRPTPPLAAGGRTVANLLSATEWMLPSPASQVHTISVLPSQSPTPRHELAFSNLTTSLGNGGGKGVEAGSHRFHVVRDDLLHPLANGNKARKLDALLPLLRRRGATDIVTCGGCQSAHAAAVAVHCAEWGIRSHILLRGEQLDVPTGYNLISLMFGNVTYASRSLYAQRDEMLYEHATRVAGSNGTVMWADDIIGEDLVVDEDTTYGNCSRRVMIVKEGAGTVQALLGVMRLVDYLSGTTLFGQDEKVHIVVDSGTGTTAVGLALGAVCLGLQWRVTAVMLADTLERYRQQEKSLVSDFEKLYPGLFHRMVENDTHGSLVQWVNRSSPRSGILIVIEDTRPPSL, encoded by the exons ATGCGGCcgacgccgccgctcgccgccggcggacgGACGGTGGCGAACCTCCTCTCCGCCACGGAGTGGATGCTGCCGTCTCCGGCCAGCCAAGTCCACACCATCTCCGTCCTTCCCTCCCAGTCACCCACCCCACGTCACGAGCTCGCCTTCTCCAACCTCACCACATCGCTCGGGAACGGCGGCGGTAAGGGGGTAGAGGCGGGGAGTCATAGGTTTCACGTGGTGCGCGACGACCTCCTCCACCCGCTCGCCAACGGCAACAAGGCGCGCAAGCTCGACGCGCTCCTGCCccttctccgccgccgcggcgccacTGACATT GTTACATGCGGGGGTTGCCAGAGCGCCCATGCCGCAGCCGTTG CTGTTCATTGTGCCGAATGGGGAATCAGGTCACATATACTGCTGAGAGGCGAGCAGCTGGATGTTCCCACAGGGTATAATCTCATCTCTTTGATGTTCGGCAATGTGACATATGCCTCGCGGTCACTGTATGCCCAAAGAGATGAGATGCTTTATGAACATGCCACAAGGGTTGCAGGTAGTAACGGCACTGTGATGTGGGCTGATGATATTATTGGAGAGGATTTGGTTGTAGATGAGGACACCACTTATGGAAATTGTTCAAGAAGAGTAATGATTGTTAAGGAAGGGGCAGGTACTGTTCAAGCGCTGCTAG GTGTCATGCGGCTAGTGGACTATCTTTCTGGTACGACATTATTTGGACAGGACGAGAAAGTTCATATCGTGGTAGATTCTGGAACAGGCACAACAGCTGTGGGGCTAGCTCTTGGAGCGGTATGTCTAGG ACTTCAGTGGAGGGTTACTGCTGTCATGCTTGCTGACACACTTGAAAGGTATAGACAACAAGAGAAGTCCCTTGTATCTGATTTTGAAAAGCTTTACCCTGGACTTTTCCACAGAATGGTGGAAAATGATACTCATGGCAGTCTAGTTCAATGGGTGAATCGCTCTTCACCTAGAAG TGGTATCCTGATTGTGATTGAGGATACCCGTCCACCTTCTCTGTGA
- the LOC112892640 gene encoding putative D-cysteine desulfhydrase 2, mitochondrial isoform X2 codes for MRPTPPLAAGGRTVANLLSATEWMLPSPASQVHTISVLPSQSPTPRHELAFSNLTTSLGNGGGKGVEAGSHRFHVVRDDLLHPLANGNKARKLDALLPLLRRRGATDIVTCGGCQSAHAAAVAVHCAEWGIRSHILLRGEQLDVPTGYNLISLMFGNVTYASRSLYAQRDEMLYEHATRVAGSNGTVMWADDIIGEDLVVDEDTTYGNCSRRVMIVKEGAGTVQALLGVMRLVDYLSGTTLFGQDEKVHIVVDSGTGTTAVGLALGAVCLGLQWRVTAVMLADTLERMVENDTHGSLVQWVNRSSPRRFGKVLDGEIAMCRQVAQQTGVLLDPMYTLAAWEQAVDLCRRDSEAKVVMIHTGGTLGLFGLAQRYPPQFAADEQS; via the exons ATGCGGCcgacgccgccgctcgccgccggcggacgGACGGTGGCGAACCTCCTCTCCGCCACGGAGTGGATGCTGCCGTCTCCGGCCAGCCAAGTCCACACCATCTCCGTCCTTCCCTCCCAGTCACCCACCCCACGTCACGAGCTCGCCTTCTCCAACCTCACCACATCGCTCGGGAACGGCGGCGGTAAGGGGGTAGAGGCGGGGAGTCATAGGTTTCACGTGGTGCGCGACGACCTCCTCCACCCGCTCGCCAACGGCAACAAGGCGCGCAAGCTCGACGCGCTCCTGCCccttctccgccgccgcggcgccacTGACATT GTTACATGCGGGGGTTGCCAGAGCGCCCATGCCGCAGCCGTTG CTGTTCATTGTGCCGAATGGGGAATCAGGTCACATATACTGCTGAGAGGCGAGCAGCTGGATGTTCCCACAGGGTATAATCTCATCTCTTTGATGTTCGGCAATGTGACATATGCCTCGCGGTCACTGTATGCCCAAAGAGATGAGATGCTTTATGAACATGCCACAAGGGTTGCAGGTAGTAACGGCACTGTGATGTGGGCTGATGATATTATTGGAGAGGATTTGGTTGTAGATGAGGACACCACTTATGGAAATTGTTCAAGAAGAGTAATGATTGTTAAGGAAGGGGCAGGTACTGTTCAAGCGCTGCTAG GTGTCATGCGGCTAGTGGACTATCTTTCTGGTACGACATTATTTGGACAGGACGAGAAAGTTCATATCGTGGTAGATTCTGGAACAGGCACAACAGCTGTGGGGCTAGCTCTTGGAGCGGTATGTCTAGG ACTTCAGTGGAGGGTTACTGCTGTCATGCTTGCTGACACACTTGAAAG AATGGTGGAAAATGATACTCATGGCAGTCTAGTTCAATGGGTGAATCGCTCTTCACCTAGAAG ATTCGGCAAGGTGCTGGATGGAGAGATCGCGATGTGCCGCCAGGTCGCCCAGCAGACCGGTGTCCTCCTGGACCCGATGTACACCTTGGCCGCCTGGGAGCAAGCCGTGGACCTGTGTCGCCGGGACAGTGAGGCCAAAGTGGTGATGATCCATACGGGTGGCACCCTCGGCCTCTTCGGCCTGGCGCAGAGGTACCCGCCACAGTTCGCCGCAGATGAGCAATCCTAA
- the LOC112892420 gene encoding farnesyl pyrophosphate synthase-like: MAATPAAPASGTAAEAFRRVYGTLKDELLRDPAFDFNEDAIQWLDGARKRCWTTMCLAVGLIAINDALVLRSQISRIFRRYFFGKNYYVDLLDLFNEVECQTTSGELLDQITTNEGRKDLNKYTVHVYRRIVEYKTAYYSFYLPVACALPLSGQSLDDYVQVKQILVEMGVYFQIQDDYLDCFGDPDVIGKIGTDIEDFKCSWLFVEALQRADEKQKDFLFENYGKSDPDCIAQVKALCKELDLERALSVYERERYEKLISDIEAQPSEPVQAMLKSFLHKIYKRRK; encoded by the exons ATGGCTGCTACGcccgcggcgccggcgtcggggacggcggcggaggcatTCCGGCGGGTGTACGGCACCCTCAAGGACGAGCTCCTCCGGGACCCCGCCTTCGACTTCAACGAGGACGCCATCCAATGGCTCGACGGGGCGA GAAAGAG ATGCTGGACTACAATGTGCTTGGCG GTTGGCCTCATAGCTATAAATGATGCACTTGTGCTCCGCAGCCAAATTTCACGCATCTTTAGGCGGTACTTTTTCGGGAAAAACTACTACGTTGATCTCCTGGACTTATTCAACGAG GTTGAGTGTCAGACTACTTCAGGAGAGTTGCTAGATCAAATCACAACAAATGAAGGGCGCAAAGATCTGAACAAGTATACCGTACATGT TTATCGCCGCATTGTAGAATACAAGACAGCATACTATTCCTTCTACTTGCCG GTCGCATGCGCTCTGCCACTGTCCGGTCAGAGTTTGGACGACTATGTTCAAGTGAAGCAAATCCTAGTTGAAATGGGTGTTTACTTCCAAATTCAG GACGATTATCTGGACTGTTTTGGTGATCCAGATGTTATCGGCAAG ATTGGAACTGACATTGAAGACTTCAAGTGCTcctggctatttgttgaagcaCTTCAGCGTGCGGATGAGAAGCAAAAGGATTTCTTGTTT GAAAACTACGGGAAATCAGATCCTGATTGTATAGCACAAGTGAAGGCTCTGTGCAAAGAGCTCGATCTTGAG AGGGCTTTGTCTGTGTATGAAAGGGAAAGATATGAAAAACTGATCTCAGACATTGAAGCACAGCCCAGTGAACCGGTACAAGCGATGTTAAAGTCCTTTCTACACAAGATCTACAAGAGGAGAAAGTAG
- the LOC112892640 gene encoding putative D-cysteine desulfhydrase 2, mitochondrial isoform X1, whose product MRPTPPLAAGGRTVANLLSATEWMLPSPASQVHTISVLPSQSPTPRHELAFSNLTTSLGNGGGKGVEAGSHRFHVVRDDLLHPLANGNKARKLDALLPLLRRRGATDIVTCGGCQSAHAAAVAVHCAEWGIRSHILLRGEQLDVPTGYNLISLMFGNVTYASRSLYAQRDEMLYEHATRVAGSNGTVMWADDIIGEDLVVDEDTTYGNCSRRVMIVKEGAGTVQALLGVMRLVDYLSGTTLFGQDEKVHIVVDSGTGTTAVGLALGAVCLGLQWRVTAVMLADTLERYRQQEKSLVSDFEKLYPGLFHRMVENDTHGSLVQWVNRSSPRRFGKVLDGEIAMCRQVAQQTGVLLDPMYTLAAWEQAVDLCRRDSEAKVVMIHTGGTLGLFGLAQRYPPQFAADEQS is encoded by the exons ATGCGGCcgacgccgccgctcgccgccggcggacgGACGGTGGCGAACCTCCTCTCCGCCACGGAGTGGATGCTGCCGTCTCCGGCCAGCCAAGTCCACACCATCTCCGTCCTTCCCTCCCAGTCACCCACCCCACGTCACGAGCTCGCCTTCTCCAACCTCACCACATCGCTCGGGAACGGCGGCGGTAAGGGGGTAGAGGCGGGGAGTCATAGGTTTCACGTGGTGCGCGACGACCTCCTCCACCCGCTCGCCAACGGCAACAAGGCGCGCAAGCTCGACGCGCTCCTGCCccttctccgccgccgcggcgccacTGACATT GTTACATGCGGGGGTTGCCAGAGCGCCCATGCCGCAGCCGTTG CTGTTCATTGTGCCGAATGGGGAATCAGGTCACATATACTGCTGAGAGGCGAGCAGCTGGATGTTCCCACAGGGTATAATCTCATCTCTTTGATGTTCGGCAATGTGACATATGCCTCGCGGTCACTGTATGCCCAAAGAGATGAGATGCTTTATGAACATGCCACAAGGGTTGCAGGTAGTAACGGCACTGTGATGTGGGCTGATGATATTATTGGAGAGGATTTGGTTGTAGATGAGGACACCACTTATGGAAATTGTTCAAGAAGAGTAATGATTGTTAAGGAAGGGGCAGGTACTGTTCAAGCGCTGCTAG GTGTCATGCGGCTAGTGGACTATCTTTCTGGTACGACATTATTTGGACAGGACGAGAAAGTTCATATCGTGGTAGATTCTGGAACAGGCACAACAGCTGTGGGGCTAGCTCTTGGAGCGGTATGTCTAGG ACTTCAGTGGAGGGTTACTGCTGTCATGCTTGCTGACACACTTGAAAGGTATAGACAACAAGAGAAGTCCCTTGTATCTGATTTTGAAAAGCTTTACCCTGGACTTTTCCACAGAATGGTGGAAAATGATACTCATGGCAGTCTAGTTCAATGGGTGAATCGCTCTTCACCTAGAAG ATTCGGCAAGGTGCTGGATGGAGAGATCGCGATGTGCCGCCAGGTCGCCCAGCAGACCGGTGTCCTCCTGGACCCGATGTACACCTTGGCCGCCTGGGAGCAAGCCGTGGACCTGTGTCGCCGGGACAGTGAGGCCAAAGTGGTGATGATCCATACGGGTGGCACCCTCGGCCTCTTCGGCCTGGCGCAGAGGTACCCGCCACAGTTCGCCGCAGATGAGCAATCCTAA
- the LOC112892642 gene encoding uncharacterized protein LOC112892642, with product MPVKRSTSVAALPPAGRRARARLCLRLAAPLSFLLLLAALLRAQPLLGVLPPAAPPPAAGPAKVAFLFLVRAGVPLDFLWDAFFRSGEEGRFSVYVHSAPGFQLDRTTTGSPYFYGRQLARSLKVVWGEATMVEAERLLFAAALQDPANQRFVLLSDSCVPLYNFSYIYTYLMASPKSFVDSFVDKTEKRYNQNMSPAIPKDKWRKGSQWVVLIRKHAEVVVGDRNVLQVFRRHCKMVVTQRLLGRRPNARRLGFNLRRNQKGAALQEHDCIPDEHYVQTLFSIKGLEDELERRTLTYTSWNQSSNPKDKMTWHPMKFEYDSSSPEQISAIKSIDHVNYQMEYRTEWCQCNGTSVPCFLFARKFSYSAAMHLLEQGVIGPPKSAQLLVNF from the exons ATGCCGGTGAAGCGGTCGACGTCGGTGGCGGCgctcccgccggccggccgccgcgcgcgggcccgcctctgcctccgcctcgccgcgcccctGTCCTTCCTGCTCCTCCTGGCGGCTCTGCTCCGCGCGCAGCCCCTCCTGGGCGTcctcccgcccgccgcgccgccgcccgccgccggccccgccaagGTCGCCTTCCTCTTCCTCGTCCGCGCGGGCGTGCCTCTCGACTTCCTCTGGGACGCCTTCTTCCGC AGCGGCGAGGAGGGGAGGTTCTCGGTGTACGTGCACTCGGCGCCGGGGTTCCAGCTCGACCGCACCACCACGGGATCGCCGTACTTTTACGGGCGGCAACTTGCGAGGAGCTTGAAG GTGGTGTGGGGCGAAGCGACCATGGTCGAGGCGGAGAGGTTGTTGTTTGCCGCCGCGCTCCAGGATCCCGCGAACCAGCGCTTTGTTTTGCTCTCTGATAG CTGTGTTCCTCTCTACAATTTCAGCTACATATATACTTACTTGATGGCTTCTCCTAAAAGTTTTGTTGACAG TTTCGTTGACAAGACAGAGAAGCGTTATAATCAAAACATGTCTCCTGCCATTCCGAAGGATAAATGGAGGAAAGGATCTCAG TGGGTAGTATTAATCAGAAAGCATGCCGAAGTTGTTGTTGGTGACAGAAATGTATTACAAGTATTCAGAAGACATTGCAAG ATGGTAGTGACCCAGAGGTTACTTGGACGAAGGCCAAATGCT AGACGATTAGGGTTCAATTTACGAAGAAACCAG AAAGGGGCAGCTCTACAGGAGCATGATTGTATTCCGGATGAACATTATGTGCAGACATTATTTTCT ATCAAAGGTCTTGAAGATGAACTGGAGAGAAGAACTTTGACCTATACCTCATGGAACCAGTCATCAAATCCAAAAGACAAAATGACTTGGCACCCCATGAAATTTGAGTATGATTCATCTAGCCCTGAGCAAATCAGTGCTATCAAG AGTATCGACCATGTCAACTATCAAATGGAGTACAGGACAGAGTGGTGCCAATGCAATGGTACCTCTGTTCCATGTTTTCTATTTGCCAGAAAGTTCTCTTATAGTGCGGCCATGCATCTGTTGGAGCAAGGAGTCATTGGCCCGCCAAAATCAGCTCAGCTGCTGGTTAACTTTTAA
- the LOC112892640 gene encoding putative D-cysteine desulfhydrase 2, mitochondrial isoform X3: MRPTPPLAAGGRTVANLLSATEWMLPSPASQVHTISVLPSQSPTPRHELAFSNLTTSLGNGGGKGVEAGSHRFHVVRDDLLHPLANGNKARKLDALLPLLRRRGATDIVTCGGCQSAHAAAVAVHCAEWGIRSHILLRGEQLDVPTGYNLISLMFGNVTYASRSLYAQRDEMLYEHATRVAGSNGTVMWADDIIGEDLVVDEDTTYGNCSRRVMIVKEGAGTVQALLGVMRLVDYLSGTTLFGQDEKVHIVVDSGTGTTAVGLALGAVCLGLQWRVTAVMLADTLERFGKVLDGEIAMCRQVAQQTGVLLDPMYTLAAWEQAVDLCRRDSEAKVVMIHTGGTLGLFGLAQRYPPQFAADEQS, encoded by the exons ATGCGGCcgacgccgccgctcgccgccggcggacgGACGGTGGCGAACCTCCTCTCCGCCACGGAGTGGATGCTGCCGTCTCCGGCCAGCCAAGTCCACACCATCTCCGTCCTTCCCTCCCAGTCACCCACCCCACGTCACGAGCTCGCCTTCTCCAACCTCACCACATCGCTCGGGAACGGCGGCGGTAAGGGGGTAGAGGCGGGGAGTCATAGGTTTCACGTGGTGCGCGACGACCTCCTCCACCCGCTCGCCAACGGCAACAAGGCGCGCAAGCTCGACGCGCTCCTGCCccttctccgccgccgcggcgccacTGACATT GTTACATGCGGGGGTTGCCAGAGCGCCCATGCCGCAGCCGTTG CTGTTCATTGTGCCGAATGGGGAATCAGGTCACATATACTGCTGAGAGGCGAGCAGCTGGATGTTCCCACAGGGTATAATCTCATCTCTTTGATGTTCGGCAATGTGACATATGCCTCGCGGTCACTGTATGCCCAAAGAGATGAGATGCTTTATGAACATGCCACAAGGGTTGCAGGTAGTAACGGCACTGTGATGTGGGCTGATGATATTATTGGAGAGGATTTGGTTGTAGATGAGGACACCACTTATGGAAATTGTTCAAGAAGAGTAATGATTGTTAAGGAAGGGGCAGGTACTGTTCAAGCGCTGCTAG GTGTCATGCGGCTAGTGGACTATCTTTCTGGTACGACATTATTTGGACAGGACGAGAAAGTTCATATCGTGGTAGATTCTGGAACAGGCACAACAGCTGTGGGGCTAGCTCTTGGAGCGGTATGTCTAGG ACTTCAGTGGAGGGTTACTGCTGTCATGCTTGCTGACACACTTGAAAG ATTCGGCAAGGTGCTGGATGGAGAGATCGCGATGTGCCGCCAGGTCGCCCAGCAGACCGGTGTCCTCCTGGACCCGATGTACACCTTGGCCGCCTGGGAGCAAGCCGTGGACCTGTGTCGCCGGGACAGTGAGGCCAAAGTGGTGATGATCCATACGGGTGGCACCCTCGGCCTCTTCGGCCTGGCGCAGAGGTACCCGCCACAGTTCGCCGCAGATGAGCAATCCTAA